Proteins from a genomic interval of Physeter macrocephalus isolate SW-GA chromosome 21, ASM283717v5, whole genome shotgun sequence:
- the LOC102981330 gene encoding geranylgeranyl pyrophosphate synthase-like, which yields MEKTQETAQRILLEPYKYLPQLPGKQVRTRVSQAINHWLKVPEDKLQIIIEMTEMLHNASFLTDDVKDNSELRRGFPVAHSVYGIPSVIKSANYVHFLDLEKVLTLDHPDAVQLFTHQLLELHQGQGLDPYWRDNYTCPTEEYKAMVLQKTGGLFGLAVGLMQLFSDYKEDLKPLLNTPGLFFQIKDDYANLHSKEYSENKSFCEDLTEGKFSFPTIHAIWTRPETTQVQSILRQRTENVDIKKYCVHDLEKVSSFEYTRSTPKELESQAYKRIDACDGNPELVALTKHLSKMFEEENE from the coding sequence atGGAGAAGACTCAAGAAACAGCCCAAAGAATTCTTCTAGAACCTTATAAGTACTTACCTCAGTTACCAGGTAAACAAGTGAGAACCAGAGTTTCACAGGCAATTAATCATTGGCTAAAAGTTCCGGAAGACAAGCTGCAGATTATCATTGAAATGACGGAAATGTTGCATAATGCCAGTTTCCTCACTGATGATGTCAAAGACAACTCAGAACTCCGACGTGGCTTTCCAGTGGCACACAGCGTCTATGGAATTCCATCTGTCATCAAGTCTGCCAACTATGTACATTTTCTTGACCTAGAGAAAGTCTTAACCCTTGATCACCCAGATGCAGTACAGCTTTTTACTCACCAGCTTTTAGAACTCCATCAGGGACAAGGCCTAGATCCCTACTGGAGGGATAATTACACATGTCCCACTGAAGAATATAAAGCAATGGTCCTGCAAAAGACAGGAGGACTATTTGGATTAGCAGTAGGTCTCATGCAGTTGTTCTCTGATTACAAAGAAGATTTAAAGCCGCTGCTGAATACACCTGGGCTGTTTTTCCAAATTAAGGATGATTATGCTAATCTACACTCCAAAGAATATAgtgaaaacaaaagcttttgtgAAGATCTAACAGAGGGAAAGTTCTCATTCCCTACTATTCATGCTATCTGGACGAGGCCTGAAACCACCCAGGTGCAGAGTATCTTGCGCCAGAGAACCGAAAACgtagatattaaaaaatactgtgtaCATGATCTTGAGAAAGTAAGTTCTTTTGAATACACTCGGAGTACTCCTAAAGAGCTTGAATCTCAAGCCTATAAACGAATTGATGCATGTGATGGGAACCCGGAGCTAGTAGCGCTAACAAAACACTTAAGTAAAATGTTCGAAGAAGAGAATGAATAA